A region of Lepus europaeus isolate LE1 chromosome 2, mLepTim1.pri, whole genome shotgun sequence DNA encodes the following proteins:
- the NDUFV3 gene encoding NADH dehydrogenase [ubiquinone] flavoprotein 3, mitochondrial isoform X1: protein MAAALLLRQGRAGALRTMLLEARVFRGFAATVPLSAESGKSEKGLPPTPRKQGAPKNVVEPQEGPELPARQMAAAPRAHPSAGRTGGGAHGLLSGKTLVEFPQKAPFPSRERRSDPAVTREGRRVADGSSSSSSSSSSSDSESDEEGDRPGARPRGKSKGRGRPPKAQASTENARAQEPHTGVAHPPRKNGIPAKPWEDTGEAKPKATARKPEAGAELVWRDAAGKQVPRAVRSADADRGSQKPCDGKDVSSDPAEPGLSAPTTAQAGPGGQLQAAPPGAQESHRERAPGPSRKAASLPMRKESVGGQPTAGQVTATGEVLGDREPPGSMKTIPVDGEDVCEEAGGVTEAASALAPREDAAQEPALAPAEPSDSTTYKNLQHHDYTPYTFLDLNLDLSKFRMPQPSSGRESPRH, encoded by the exons ATGGCGGCCGCGCTTCTGCTGCGGCAGGGGCGAGCCGGAGCGCTGAGG ACGATGCTGCTGGAAGCACGCGTGTTCCGAGGATTTGCTGCCACGGTTCCTCTCTCCGCAGAATCCGGGAAGAGTGAGAAGGGACTGCCGCCCACCCCCAGGAAGCAGGGTGCACCCAAAA ATGTAGTGGAGCCCCaggaggggccagagctgccGGCCAGGCAGATGGCCGCTGCGCCCAGGGCTCACCCATCGGCTGGCCGCACAGGCGGAGGGGCGCACGGGCTCCTGTCCGGGAAGACCTTGGTAGAGTTTCCTCAGAAAGCTCCATTCCCGTCCCGAGAGCGGCGCTCAGACCCAGCGGTGACGCGGGAGGGCCGGAGAGTGGCGGACGGCTCGTCCTCGTCCTCGTCCTCGTCCAGCTCCTCCGACTCTGAGTCCGACGAGGAGGGGGACCGCCCAGGCGCCCGCCCTCGCGGGAagagcaaaggcagaggcaggcccCCGAAAGCCCAGGCCTCCACAGAGAACGCCCGGGCACAGGAGCCGCACACGGGTGTCGCCCACCCACCCAGGAAGAACGGGATCCCCGCCAAGCCATGGGAGGACACAGGAGAGGCCAAGCCCAAAGCCACAGCTCGCAAGCCAGAAGCAGGTGCCGAGCTCGTGTGGCGGGACGCAGCGGGGAAGCAGGTGCCGAGAGCAGTGCGGTCGGCTGACGCTGACAGAGGAAGCCAGAAGCCGTGTGACGGCAAAGACGTCTCGTCCGATCCCGCGGAACCAGGGCTGTCCGCCCCCACGACGGCAcaggctggcccaggagggcagctgcAGGCCGCTCCCCCCGGGGCCCAGGAGAGCCATCGGGAGCGAGCGCCGGGACCCAGCCGGAAGGCCGCGTCTCTCCCGATGAGAAAAGAAAGTGTGGGCGGGCAGCCGACGGCCGGGCAGGTGACGGCCACGGGAGAGGTCCTGGGAGATCGGGAGCCCCCGGGCAGCATGAAGACCATTCCCGTGGACGGGGAAGACGTGTGTGAGGAAGCAGGCGGGGTGACGGAGGCCGCCTCTGCTCTGGCGCCGCGGGAAGACGCCGCACAGG AGCCCGCGCTGGCGCCTGCGGAGCCGTCCGACAGCACCACCTACAAGAACCTCCAGCACCACGACTACACCCCCTACACCTTCCTGGACCTCAACCTGGACCTCTCGAAGTTCAGGATGCCCCAGCCCTCCTCGGGGCGAGAGTCGCCTCGGCACTGA
- the NDUFV3 gene encoding NADH dehydrogenase [ubiquinone] flavoprotein 3, mitochondrial isoform X2 produces MAAALLLRQGRAGALRTMLLEARVFRGFAATVPLSAESGKSEKGLPPTPRKQGAPKKPALAPAEPSDSTTYKNLQHHDYTPYTFLDLNLDLSKFRMPQPSSGRESPRH; encoded by the exons ATGGCGGCCGCGCTTCTGCTGCGGCAGGGGCGAGCCGGAGCGCTGAGG ACGATGCTGCTGGAAGCACGCGTGTTCCGAGGATTTGCTGCCACGGTTCCTCTCTCCGCAGAATCCGGGAAGAGTGAGAAGGGACTGCCGCCCACCCCCAGGAAGCAGGGTGCACCCAAAA AGCCCGCGCTGGCGCCTGCGGAGCCGTCCGACAGCACCACCTACAAGAACCTCCAGCACCACGACTACACCCCCTACACCTTCCTGGACCTCAACCTGGACCTCTCGAAGTTCAGGATGCCCCAGCCCTCCTCGGGGCGAGAGTCGCCTCGGCACTGA